CACACTTTTGCCATCTCTTCCGGTTCCTATAGGCTCTTTCTCAAAATCAATGTCAACCTGTCATCATAGgagatcaatatatataaaaaaactcaagattAATGACACTACTTAGCGAATTACTACTCAATCTTGTTGATGATGTACTATGATGCGAAACCAGTTAAGGATATCCAAAGGAGACAAACGCAAACATCTCAATTTCGAACTGAAAGTTGAAAAGTACTAACCGTTCCAGCAAGGGCATAAGCAACAACTAATGGTGGTGAAGCAAGATAGTTAGCTCTTGTTTGTGGATGAACACGGCCTTCAAAGTTTCGGTTTCCAGACAGCACAGCAGCTGGGATGATATCTGTGACATGGAGGAAGCACAATGGACCAACCAAAAAGTGAGCTTCAATTTGACGATATAAGGGCACTAATTTATCGgtaaagaaacataattaacGAGGACTCTAGGggaaatgaaaatgaaaatggctCAAGGAGTTGctcagagaaacaaaaacaaaacatgatgaaaatGTTGTTACCAGTTCCTTCTATAGCAGATGCAACTTCTGGCTCAAGGTCGCCAGAATTCCCAATGCATGTTGTGCAGCCGTAGCCAACAATTTGGAATCCTTGCTTGTTCAAGTACTCTCGGAGACCACTGCAGAGAAGGCAAACGTTAAGTATGGTGATCAAATAGGTTATCCAAATGAAAAATACCGTTGACGCCAACACACCTTCGATCCAAATATTTCTCGACAACTCTAGACCCCGGAGCAAGACTTGTCTTAACCCATGGTTTAACCTGAATTGTGACGTCAAATTCAGTCAAAACAGGATTCATAACTCAGTTATCTCAGGGCAAAGAGAAAAGGTAGAAACTCACCTCTACACCAAGTTCCAAAGCTTTCTTTGCAACGAGTGCAGCCCCGATCATGACACTTGGGTTTGATGTGTTTGTACAACTCGTAATCGCCGCAATAACAACACTACCATGCTTAATCTCAGCAGGTTGTCCTTTGTACGAGAACTTAacaacttcttcttgtttttcttttggcacTGCAAACCCCTTGAAACAAGAAGCAAAGTTTTACAAgttatccaaacaaaaaaagaaatcaatgccATTGAttgtttaatgatttttgttGTAACCACAAATTGCATCTCACCTTAAATCCAACAGGATTGTCAAGGCATGCTTGCCAGTCAGCCTTCATATCTTTCAGAGGCACACGGTCATGAGGCCTGTTGAACAGAAAATATAGTAATGAAACCTTAGGTAATAAGGGCGATGCGTCAGAACGTTCAAAATATCAAAACGAAGTGAAAGTATACCTTTTAGGCCCAGAAATACAAGGTTCAACATGTCCCAAATCCAACTGCAGATAAGATGTGTATGCTCTTTCTTGCTGGGGCTGCAGAATGTCCACAAGTATTTGGAGTTGAGAATcttttcaaaagaaataaaatacaGTAAACTGATTAAGGATGTCCATACCTCATTGTAGTCAACGAACATATTGTTTGCGCGCAAATATGATTCGATCATTGACACCTAAACAAACCAAGTTGGCGATCATGTGAGTcacaaaaaacagaggaaacaggaTACATAGCTTGTTAAACTGTTTACGTAAGGTATAGAAAAACTAAGCCACGTGATAGTGCATATTGATTactgaagaacaaaacaaccgAAGTCTACAGATAGCTTGTTAAAATGTTTTGAAACGAGACGATGCAGCAATAGTCAGCCTCACCACACGTAAACCACAAGAACAATTTATGCATGATGATTCGATTTAAccagaaaagaaagaatgaaagtAAAGAAATTAATTGAGAGAGAGAATTCACAGTTTCATCGCTTCTTCCTGTCAACTTCAGGTACTCCAGGGTAACATGATCCACTGGGAAGAAACCCATAGTTGCACCATACTCAGGAGACATATTTGCAATTGTGGCTCTATCAGCAAGTGATAGTTCACTCATCCCCTCACCTACATATcgaaattaaaatgttataggTGCTGACCAAATCATTGTCCAGTAGAAATTCAAAGTCAAACAGCCTTCTCACCATAAAATTCAACAAACTTGCCGACAACACCATGCTTCCTTAATATTTGGGTCACAGTGAGAACTAAATCAGTAGCAGTAACTCCTTCCTTCAACTTTCCATCCAACTTAAATCCGACTACGCCAGGTAATACCATGCTCATGGGCTGACAGATTTTTGAAGTACCATATGAGTGGCAGAGCAAACATGACTCTTATATATGTACACAAGACAcataaacccaaattaaacaGTGAAGGTGTGCAGAGGAAAATGAACTCACCTGACCAAGCATTGCTGCCTCTGCCTCAATTCCTCCAACACCCCACCCAGCGACTCCTAATCCATCAATCATGGTTGTGTGGGAGTCAGTTCCAACAACGCTATCAGGGTAGAGAAATCCGTTGGAGTTGAAAACAACACGTCCAAGGTACTCCAAGTTGACCTGTGGTGTCAAATAATAACAATCTATCAGAACAGAACCATCAGACAGCAATATGAGATTCATTCACCCCTTAGTAGACTACCCAAACGGATTAAACAGGCTAATACTCTAATCACACTTCCATATAACCTGTTGAAAATTCGAACAAGGCAACTAGAATTTACTGGCATCACGTGTTATATCTTAATACATCCCTAGATTAGAATGAAAGTGTTATCTTGTACCTGATGGACAATCCCAGACCCAGGAGGAACGACCAGCATGTTTTGGAAGGCCGTTGAACCCCACTTAAGGAATGCAAATCTTTCTTTGTTCCTCTTGAATTCAAGCTCCATATTTTTCAGTGCGGCATCTTCTGATCTTGCAAAGTCAACTTGGACTGAGTGATCAACGACAAGATCAACAGGAACCTAGACATGTACTGGAAAATATGAGAACTACTAGACCAAACATATTACAACGCAAAAACGATAAAGAAGAGTTCACTAACCAAGGGGTTAATCTTGTTAGGATCACTACCAAGACTCTTCACTGCATCCCTCATAGAAGCAAGATCAACTAAAGCTGGTACACCAGTGAAGTCCTggacaagaaaaatataagttagCATAGTGCTGGCTTAATCTATTCCGTTCTTAGTGGAGTGGAGAGgggtttttagaaaaaaaatatgctaCAAACCTGTAAAATAACACGGGCAGGCTTGAAGGAGATCTCAACCTGCTTAGTAGATGTATTCTCCCAGTCAAGGATTTTCTCAACGTCATCCTTTGTAACTTGATAGTTGTCACAATTACGAATTGCTGATTCCAATAGTATCCTTACAGAATATGGCAGCTTATCTACATACATAATcacgaaaaaaaagaaaggtgtCAACTTCACCAGAAAAATCCCATTACAACAAAACAGATTTAGGAAAGACTCGATCAAGGAACCATACCAACTCTTGGATCGTTTAAAGCTGGTAACGAATAGTATTTTCCATACGCTCCACCACCAGGTTTAGGTAGACTTGTCAAAATATCCTTGTAGGCATGCTCAGAAGCTACGTTTATTATTTCATACCAAAAACTATTagaattttataatcataacaAACTGCAAGAGCGTATCAAAATGTACATCTAATTGGTGATTCTCGTGTTTCAACTGATCCAGTCTAAAACGAAACCGATCTAAGGAGTATTCTTGTGATACAAGTTAAGAGCAAATCATTCttatagaaacaaaagaaagcaaaacagaACATACTCATGGTTGCGTATTTCCTCTCAAATTTTTCCATCACCGGAGCGGAGTTTCTAGATTGAGCACGAAGGCTAACAGGAGATCTCCAGCTCCCACCATGACTCCACCGCGTCGAAGCAGAGCAAACACGGAACGAGCGGAGAGCCGACGAGAAGCTCTTAGATCGGTTCGTCGTCTGATTGAGAACAGACGTGGAGGATGGAGACGAAACCGAAGCTGTTTCGGTAGAAGCGATCTTCGTGAGGGAAGAAGAAAGCCTCGACAGCGAGGCAGAACGCACGCCGGAAGTGGCGCGTCGATACATGGCGGCAAATCAAAACAGTTAAAGAGATTGGGGAAATATCTCCAAAGGAAGGAAGAAGGATCAAAATGAAACGAAGAAGATCGTGGAAGGAAcgaaggtgagagagagagagagagagagagagagagagagagagagagatgatctTTTCGTAAAGCTTCTTCTCAAAAGAGTCAGCCGATTAAGAGAGATTTAACAGAACCTTCTCCAAGGACACACTCAGTAATATACAAATGCCAAGGGGCCAGGTCAGGTGTATCTCTTTTTAACCATTGGATCAATTCTAGACGCGCGAATGGACGGCGTGTGATTCTCTTTGGAATGTTGACCATTTTATAATTGCTTattctttcaattattttagaaaagattaataatataGCTTGCAAATTATGAAAACATCTTTTTATATACTAAAAGGTACTAGACCAACGTGAGAACATTCGAATAATTGGCTTTTTGGGGGAAGAtgagaatattttcttttttccagaaagttatttctttttttcacaaCTAAACATTAGTAATTCACTAATTTAGAACTTAACCCCAACCAGAATAAAATTTAGAACTACACTTATTTTTAGTAATACTACGTTTTGATTGGCTTGTGTCAGTTGTGTGTCTGGCACAAACCAAGTAGGACTTCTCCTCTAGAtgtttattaacttttttttgtgtaagtACTAAATAAAAGTCAACGAGGAAAAACAAAGGGTGACTACTGGCTAGGCTCTTCTTCGGCTATGAAGGACAAAGGCAAATAAAAGTCTCAAGCACTATGCCAAGAGACAAACaccctaaaataaaacaaagcataCCAAGATGGCTTCTCATTTTGACTCTTCTATGTTCTCAATGACAGCGTCAAAGGCCAGAAATGTAGAGTCCTCAAAAGCTCTCTTGTCTATGATGATTTCATCTGTAAGAGTCAAACCAATCGGTTTGTTATCTGCCTGAAAAGAGATGTCTTTAGGATGGTGCCTGCCATGTCCCAGGCCTTAATGATGATCCAGACCCTGATCGCTCTATTGTCCTGCATCCATTAGTTTGTTGGATTTAAGCATACTCATAACCCAACACAATACATAACCCCCATGCTCATTGAGCATAGATTCAATATAGTAGCAGTATCTAACAATCAGAAAGAACATTTCATGTTTCATATTCCTGTGTCTGAATGTGTGAAGTCTATGATTGAAAAAGTGAAGCCAGCTAGACATACTTTGGTTAGAGTGGTTCTGCAGTTACTTTATCAGGTTCACGTTCTTTGACCCTGTAAAAGCAATGTGAGGACATATGGTTATGGTGGTCTTGAGAAAGATTCTGTGTTTTGCATCCAGAAAAATATAGAATGTAAGAAGATTTAGTACAAGATAGGATTACTGAAGAGATATTATGAATCCTAATGATTCACCTTGGTTTATCTACTTCTTCACTAGCTTCCTCTGGTATATCACCTTCAAGCATTAATAAACAAGACACGACTTAAGCCGTCAGTCTTACTTCCACCAGATTGTGGTAGAATAATTAGctctttattttttacatagGGAAACTAGCAACTGTAGTAATCTCAGCCTTTGAATCAACAAATGACATAAAATGAACAATTCTTATTTCCTTTCAAAGCTACCACAATCAAAATGGAAATGCAGGGAATACTTCTACAATCAAAACTTCATCATAATTACAGACTTTACAAGTCATATGCACAAGATGTTTCCCGAATGAAGTCCACAAAGCTACTTAATCATCAGTGAAATAGTTACACGCTGAAAAAGAATCAACAAACTTTTCAGAAGGATATGAAGACAGCTTTAGCTCTAATGCGACCAAGTGTTTCAGAAAACGGGAGAATACAAGACCTAAGAAGTTAGTCACATCACTATATGGTTACTCCCTATATCTATGAAAAGCAGAGAAAATGCAATACCTTTTAAATCCGGCGAAAATTGGCGAACAAAGCTCGTCAAATCTGGACCCTCAGGTATACCTTTACACAGAGAGCTAACATGAAGCTATCATTATACTAATGAAAAGCAAATGTTACAAGATGGTCATGATTTTGCGTCCAGTGCCTTCATGAGAACTTGACAAGGAATTGAAGGCAAAACGAAAACAATAAATGCATAGAAAGAGAAGCGCCATACAAAACGGACAAAAGCAAATACACAGACCACAAGAAGATAAAATCCTTCTTTATTCATTCTTAACTCTATGTTCCTACGAGGGATATTAAGCCTCACACGCTCACGCCTTGCTTCAAGTTCAACCATTTCCTGGAAAAGTAAGAAACACCAATATCAAAGGCCAGATACTAAAGGCTTACAGCCAATCTATATACCACAAAAACCtccatggaaaaaaaaaaaacactatagtGACCACAAATAATTATGGCTAAATTAAAGAGGGGTTGATCTAACATCTGGAGTAAGAGCCCTTTTCATTGCCCATTCAGGCAACATATCCATTCAACTACAACATTGGGCAAACAAAATGGTAACTAGACTGGCTGCTACACAAATGGATTCCACAAAAGTcttaataaaaacatacaaacaGGGTTCATTTAGGAAACAAATGCAATTATTTACCAGTGCTCATTACAAGATCACAAGTAgataaatcacacagtcctctttTCAACATCTTTAATTAGTCCAACTCCAAAACAATAGAGAAACACAAAACTTTTGAAACCCGGaatcaattaaatttatatCTCACGAATCCAAACAGTTTCTAAATGCATTTACTTCACcgcaacacacacacacacacgacaggcaaaagacaaaacaaaggaaTTCAAAGGTTAGAGGTTCGAAGAACAATACTCGCCCAGTCCATCATTCTCCTCCACTCTGAAAAAATACCTTTTAACCAATCCTTGCCTACTCCGATGAAAATATTGCCTCTTGCTAGTGATTAATCCTACAGAATCTCTACCGTAGCCTCGGCATAGCTTCTCCCGCCGattttttcttcatatgatcCAAAAACTGAACACAAGACGCCCCCAAATTGTTTCCCCCGATCGAGTCTGTGGCTCCGTCTGGCTTTGGATTAaagacttgattttttttgttttccgcCTATTTCCCCATTATCATACCGGTAAAATAATCTTAACCACCAATTTAAACCGAACTTTTAAGACTTTACCCAGAAATAAGATTAAACCGATCGACTACATAACTCGGTTTAGAATCCAATTGAATGAACCACCGGTTAAGCGGAAAAATACGGTTATCAACAATTCATCGCGGAAGTTCCAAATGGCCGTTAAGGTTTGTTGGGTTTGTTAGGAgtagagagaatgagaaaagagTCGGTTATAAATACTAATGAGTGCGTGTTTAGGATTACTATAATCCTCTCTGAAAAATTTACTAATCCATCCTCCTctgcaaatatttcattttct
The sequence above is a segment of the Camelina sativa cultivar DH55 chromosome 10, Cs, whole genome shotgun sequence genome. Coding sequences within it:
- the LOC104717535 gene encoding aconitate hydratase 3, mitochondrial — its product is MYRRATSGVRSASLSRLSSSLTKIASTETASVSSPSSTSVLNQTTNRSKSFSSALRSFRVCSASTRWSHGGSWRSPVSLRAQSRNSAPVMEKFERKYATMTSEHAYKDILTSLPKPGGGAYGKYYSLPALNDPRVDKLPYSVRILLESAIRNCDNYQVTKDDVEKILDWENTSTKQVEISFKPARVILQDFTGVPALVDLASMRDAVKSLGSDPNKINPLVPVDLVVDHSVQVDFARSEDAALKNMELEFKRNKERFAFLKWGSTAFQNMLVVPPGSGIVHQVNLEYLGRVVFNSNGFLYPDSVVGTDSHTTMIDGLGVAGWGVGGIEAEAAMLGQPMSMVLPGVVGFKLDGKLKEGVTATDLVLTVTQILRKHGVVGKFVEFYGEGMSELSLADRATIANMSPEYGATMGFFPVDHVTLEYLKLTGRSDETVSMIESYLRANNMFVDYNEPQQERAYTSYLQLDLGHVEPCISGPKRPHDRVPLKDMKADWQACLDNPVGFKGFAVPKEKQEEVVKFSYKGQPAEIKHGSVVIAAITSCTNTSNPSVMIGAALVAKKALELGVEVKPWVKTSLAPGSRVVEKYLDRSGLREYLNKQGFQIVGYGCTTCIGNSGDLEPEVASAIEGTDIIPAAVLSGNRNFEGRVHPQTRANYLASPPLVVAYALAGTVDIDFEKEPIGTGRDGKSVYLRDVWPSNEEIAQVVQYSVLPSMFKSSYETITEGNPLWNELSAPSSTLYSWDPNSTYIHEPPYFKNMTANPPGPREVKDAYCLLNFGDSVTTDHISPAGNIQKTSPAAKFLIDRGVIPENFNSYGSRRGNDEVMARGTFANIRIVNKLLKGEVGPKTVHIPTGEKLSVFDAASKYKTDGQDTIILAGAEYGSGSSRDWAAKGPLLLGVKAVIAKSFERIHRSNLAGMGIIPLCFKAGEDAETLGLTGHERYTVHLPTKVSDIRPGQDVTVTTDSGKSFVCTLRFDTEVELAYYDHGGILPYVIRSLSTK